From one Magnolia sinica isolate HGM2019 chromosome 18, MsV1, whole genome shotgun sequence genomic stretch:
- the LOC131232737 gene encoding ATP-dependent Clp protease proteolytic subunit-related protein 4, chloroplastic, whose protein sequence is MEVAIPSGFSLHARTLSSSSTSRTRNPNRALSPSAISVPSSSLTSNFIPPFVGGSVSGDFCGQKIRPSSLNPSLSGSHGRRGVVTMVIPFLRGSAWEQPPPDLASYLYKNRIVYLGMTLVPSVTELILAEFLYLQYEDAEKPIYLYVNSTGTTKGGEKLGYETEAFAIYDVMRYVKPPIFTLCVGNAWGEAALLLAAGARGNRAALPSSTIMIKQPIARFQGQATDIDLARKEVKNVKAELVKLYSRHIGKPPEQIEEDIRRPKYFSPSEAVEYGIIDKVLYNERGREDRSVVSELKRAELI, encoded by the exons ATGGAAGTCGCCATCCCTTCCGGTTTCTCTCTCCACGCGCGCACGTTATCTTCATCGTCGACTTCGAGAactagaaatccaaatagagccCTCAGCCCTTCTGCAATTTCCGTTCCATCTTCTTCTCTTACTAGCAATTTCATCCCTCCTTTCGTCGGTGGAAGTGTTTCAGGCGATTTCTGCGGTCAGAAAATCCGCCCCTCTTCGCTCAATCCATCCTTATCAGGTTCCCACGGCAGAAGGGGCGTCGTCACCATG GTAATTCCCTTTCTGAGAGGAAGTGCATGGGAGCAACCGCCTCCAGACTTGGCATCTTACTTGTACaagaatcggattgtgtacttgGGAATGACTCTTGTTCCGTCCGTTACAGAGCTGATCCTTGCAGAGTTCCTGTACCTTCAGTATGAGGATGCGGAGAAGCCAATTTACCTGTATGTAAACTCTACTGGCACGACTAAG GGGGGAGAAAAGTTGGGTTATGAGACTGAAGCTTTTGCAATCTATGATGTCATGAG GTATGTGAAACCACCCATTTTCACACTTTGTGTTGGTAATGCTTGGGGAGAAGCAGCCTTACTTTTGGCTGCTGGTGCAAGAGGAAATCGGGCTGCTTTGCCATCATCAACTATCATGATAAAGCAg CCAATTGCTAGGTTTCAAGGGCAAGCCACCGATATTGACCTCGCAAGGAAAGAAGTAAAAAATGTCAAGGCAGAGTTG GTCAAACTCTATTCAAGGCATATTGGAAAACCTCCTGAGCAGATTGAGGAGGACATCAGGCGCCCCAAATACTTCAGTCCGAGTGAAGCGGTTGAATATGGCATCATCGATAAG GTCTTGTACAATGAAAGAGGCAGAGAAGACCGCAGCGTGGTTTCTGAACTGAAAAGAGCAGAACTTATATAG